Below is a window of Mus caroli chromosome 2, CAROLI_EIJ_v1.1, whole genome shotgun sequence DNA.
CTTGGTCCCAGGAGGACAAAAGGTCAAACCCAAGTGAGGGAGCTGGAATGTGAGGGTTCCACATCTAAGATGCATCTTGCGGGGGGGCTTCTATCTTATGTGGTTTGGGGAATACCTTGGAGATAAAGTGTCCCAGACCCTCCCCTTCTTGCAAACTGGATGACTCTCATCTGGCTCATTATCGTGATGCCCTTCGGTAAGAGGACTTTTAGGTCTGTAAGATGAGGTTACCAATAGTACTTACCTTTTCTGGGTGCTATAGGCAGTAAACTTTGAGGGGCTTCTGACTCAATAAACAAGAGAGGTTGTATTTTTCCTAGCTCACACATCttgccccccacctccccaccttcaTCTTCTTatcctgctggctgctggctgctggctgtgtTCTGGTCTTGAGAGACTAAAGTGAGGGTTTCCTTGGTGCACGCTAATGGTTCCCCTACTGGCTTGCCCCTGTCCCTGGGtatttgggtggggtggggtggggagagtagCCTCTATACTTGATGCTACCCTCCAGGCTCTAAGACATCGGATGCTTAAGGCCCCATTTTGGAGCCGAATACCACTGTGGAGTCTCTTGAAAGAACTGATCTGTCTTTTGCCCTTGACTCCTTGGGTGACCTTGGAGTGTCACTACcccccttcctcctgtcttcctttgacCAGTGGATTTAACTTTGAAGCCAGAAGGCAATCTCTTGTATCTGTTGtgttggagctggagagctgggccCAAGCTTGGCCTGTGCCATTTCCAGTTGGAGAGCAAGCTGAGGTGCTTCAAAGGCCATAGTGGGACAAGATCCTCTATTTTGTAAATGACAGAACTAGTTCTCAGAGGGCAAATGGCTCTCCTTGGGCTGTACAGCTAGACCTTGCTGGCCTGCTATTGAACCCAAGCTGCAGACTTGGTGCCTGTTCCTCCACAGCTGGCTGCTGcaccctctcttcctcttacacacacacacaggctcgcATGCACGCGCtcgtgcgcgcgcgtgcacacacacacacacacacagatgcacacacagacgcACAGGACTGCGTATACGACCTGCGTGTGGCTGAGATGGTGCCTTTGTGCGTATGTGGAATGCTTGTGTGTTGGCGGGTGTGAAGGAGGCTGGGCTGAGCGGCTGCCCTGGCACAGCGTGCTGGGCGTGGGCCTCCCTCACATGtatggaagaggaaggggaggaggagagaggaagggagcctGGTGGGAGGGAAGGCAAACTCTGGGGAGGGGCTCTGTGTAGGACCTTAGCTGGGTCATCCTCTGTGTGGGATGTGAACTCTTGGGCTGGCTGCAGGTTCCCTCCAGGGTAATTCCCTCATCCTTTGGCTCCGTGAGGGAGCTTGTCCTTAGATCTTGGGGAATCAGATAGACCCTTCCTTCTTCAGCTGCTTTGTCTTTCAGGCTTCTGATTTCTTTGCTGGGGATCTAACAGGCCCCACTCTGTCCATTCTTCACCCTGGGACTGGGCAGGGCAGGCAAAGCTGAGCTTCCTGAGTCATCTCCCGATTCCCtttcttattcttcctcttccaggTGTCCCAGCTCCCACCTCACCTATCCTGGTCGCTAGCGTGACCTCCCTAGCTCTTAGAACCATCAGGTCCTGTGTCTTTCTTGACCACTCTCCTTGCTCCCAAATGCACTGGAGCAGCCACAGGATGTCAAGGAAATGTGGAACCTTATTTAACACCTCTGAGCCTGTTTCCTCAATATCTGCCTTCGGTTGTGAGGAAACATAGAGTGCAGGAACTCAGTAGACAATCTATGCTGGCtgcgatgatgatgatgatgatggtggtggtggtgatgatgatgacgacaatgtAGGAATGGGAGAACAAATCTCCCTTGGCCACGATTGGTTAAGAAATGTCCACGTGGTTAGACATGGTGGAGCATACCTGCAGTTCTGGtcctctagaggcagaggcaggcagatcaaggcctgtgactttgaggtcagccaagtctacacagtaagaccttctttcaaaaacaaacaaacaaaaacaaaaaaaacaaaaaaaaataaaggaagaaagaagaaagaaaagagatgagcAAGTGGGGctgcagatgtagctcagtggtacacgTGTGCGGCACATGTCTGCCATGTGTATAGCCTTGGCTACAACCTTCAGTAACCAAAAAGGCAGGGGTTGGGAAGTGACCAGCCTGAGTGGGCAAACAACTAGACATTTGGCCCTGCTGCCCGCCTTCAAGTCCTTGGGGCCATTTCCTCATGCTACCCCTCGCTTTCCTGAGCTCCGTCTCTGGGCCTTTGCTCTATCTCCTTGCCTTCCTTTCTACCAACTTTCCTCCTTGCCCTCATCTGTGTCATCTTCTGGGTGAGGCCGGTGATCAGCCAGCAAGCACCAAGTTCTCTCCCGTCTTCTCTCTCAGCTTTTCCTTCACCATCTTCTTTCTAGCAGTACCCCCCCCTCATGTGTTTCTGTTTCCCCCACAAAACTAGATGATCCATTCTGAGATGGGGACCATGTGTGTTCATTCACTTTTATAACCTCAGCCCTGAGCTGATTACAGTGCTTGGCTGAGGAAGCTTTCAGTAAACGTTAGAGGACTGAGGACTCAGGAATGGTTGGCACAGGGAACCCTGACATTTTCCTGGATGAAGTTCCTCCAGCCACAGTGCAtgacccctccccactcccccatcctCTTCCACCATTCACTTCTGtgctgtctccttcctcctccagccGCTGCCCACCTGTCTCCAGTTGGGTTCAGCATGGCGAACTTCACACCTGTCAATGGCAGCTCAGCCAATCAGTCTGTGCGCCTGATCACAACAGCCCACAACCACCTGGAGACAGTGGAGATGGTGTTCATTGCGACAGTGACTGGTTCCCTGAGCCTGGTGACTGTGGTGGGTAACATCCTGGTGATGCTGTCCATCAAGGTCAACAGGCAGTTGCAGACAGTCAACAACTACTTCCTGTTCAGCCTGGCGTGTGCAGATCTCATCATAGGGGCGTTCTCTATGAACCTCTACACCTTATACATCATCAAGGGCTACTGGCCCCTGGGTGCCGTGGTCTGTGACCTGTGGCTGGCCCTGGACTATGTGGTGAGCAATGCCTCTGTCATGAACCTTCTCATCATCAGCTTTGACCGCTACTTCTGCGTCACCAAGCCCCTCACCTATCCAGCCCGCCGCACTACTAAGATGGCAGGCCTCATGATTGCAGCCGCCTGGGTCTTGTCCTTTGTGCTCTGGGCCCCTGCCATCTTGTTCTGGCAGTTTGTGGTGGGCAAGAGGACAGTGCCTGATAACCAGTGCTTCATCCAGTTCTTGTCCAACCCGGCGGTGACCTTCGGCACAGCCATTGCTGCCTTCTACCTGCCTGTGGTCATCATGACGGTGCTGTATATTCACATCTCGCTGGCCAGCCGCAGCCGTGTTCACAAGCATCGACCCGAGGGCCCCAAGGAGAAGAAAGCCAAGACACTGGCTTTCCTCAAGAGCCCTCTGATGAAGCCGAGCATTAAGAAACCTCCACCAGGGGGCGCTTCTCGAGAGGAACTGCGCAACGGGAAGCTAGAAGAGGCTCCTCCGCCAGCCCTGCCCCCGCCTCCACGCCCAGTGGCTGACAAGGACACTTCCAATGAGTCCAGCTCAGGCAGTGCCACCCAGAACACCAAGGAACGGCCACCCACAGAGCTGTCCACCACAGAGGCCGCCACCACACCAGCGCTGCCCGCCCCTACCCTGCAGCCACGAACCCTCAACCCAGCCTCCAAGTGGTCCAAGATTCAAATTGTGACAAAGCAGACAGGCAGTGAATGTGTGACGGCCATCGAGATCGTACCTGCCACGCCAGCTGGTATGCGCCCAGCAGCCAATGTGGCCCGAAAGTTTGCCAGCATCGCTCGTAACCAGGTGCGCAAGAAGCGGCAGATGGCGGCCCGGGAGCGCAAAGTGACTCGGACAATCTTTGCCATTCTGCTGGCCTTCATCCTCACCTGGACACCCTACAATGTCATGGTCCTGGTGAACACCTTTTGCCAGAGCTGTATCCCCGAAAGGGTGTGGTCCATCGGCTACTGGCTCTGCTACGTCAACAGCACGATCAACCCTGCCTGCTATGCACTCTGCAATGCCACTTTCAAAAAGACCTTCCGGCACCTTTTGCTGTGCCAATATCGGAACATCGGCACAGCCAGGTAATCGGGCAGGTGCCCTAGGAGGTGCTGGTGTCAAGAGTGTGTACCGGGGAACCACATGGCTCACCGGCTGTGGAGGAGAGAGTAGGCGGCCCCACTCTGAGTTCGCATCTGCTGAAGAGAACAGGTCTCCCAGACACCATGAGGTACAAGAGGCTCTTCGCTGGGATGGGAGAGCAGATCTCTACTGAAGCCTAGGAGGCTCAGCCCAGGGACGGTCTGAACTGGCATCACCTGGCCCATATCTTTTCCCTTGCCTCAGGAAGATGGGGGACGATGGCTGGAGTGGGCAGCGGCTCTATCAAGGCCAACCATCGGTGGAGGTGGATGAATAGAGCAGAACCTGGGAGCGTCTTGAGAGGAGCAAAAGGAGCCAGGCTTGCAGGGTGGGGTCCCCCCCCCTCCGTTGTGCTGTAATCGGTGCTTTCCGCTTTCCTGCGCCCTCCTCCCCCTTGCATGTAGACTCagcccttcccctgcccccaagtCCCACTCCAAGGTGAGGGACTTCCTTGCCACTGTTGCTCAGCCAGGCTCTGGATGGGAAGCCAAGCCCTTTGGCACTCCCCTGGCCAGCAGTCATCTGGACGGGGCAACTGGGAAGCCATGCAGACTCCAGGGGACTGAGTCAATTAGTGGTGGATCTTATTGTCAAATTGTCAAGAACCCACCCCCCAGGTCACACATCAAATGGACAGCAGTGGGCAGTGCTCCTCTCTACCTCTGCACGGAGGGAGGTATGGGTCCAAGGGGGCAaaggtgatgggggggggggacttggtGATCCATACAGCCCACAGTGGCAGATGACACAAGCAAGCACCCTCATTGATCCCCAGTGAGAAAATTCCAGACTTGCAGTAGCCTGGACCAGAAAGACTCTTGACTAGCTGGGACAGAGTTCAAGTGAGTCACCCAGGTCCCCTTCCCTAACCCCAGCCCTGTGGGTCCCTGGGAgacattttttttgtaaatgttctGCTCTTTTTCCACGAGCTGTAGGGAGCACTTCCTGAATAGCCCTCAGCTCCCCTCAGTCCATCTttccccatcctcccacccccgaCAGAGCTCCATGGCAAACTCCCTGGGAAGGggcttttatatattaaaaaagaagctTTTATTGGAAAAAAgtgagtttattttattcatgtcttAATAACAGGTATCAGGGTGGGGAGAACAAAAGGGGGTATGGGGGGGCTCACTTTCCAGAATCTCTTGTCCCTCCCCACTTTGGGCACTTGGTGTGGGCGTGAGAGGACAGGCGTGATTGACAGAGCTGACAGGAAGATAAAAGGCACTGGTGGGTTCTATCTTGGGCCTGTGGGAGAGGAGGGCTCCGTTCAGGCTCCAGGCAAGGCGGGAGGCTCTCTGGCCTCCTGACtagtcctttccttttcctttcttggctGGAAAACAATAACAGAGATGCATTAGTGCGGTGGGTGACCTAGCTCGGACTCACCAGACAACGTAGTCAAGTCCATCAAGGAGAGAAAATCCTGCCCCCTAGTGGTGACTGACCAGTTCACCTGGAAGTGGTGGGAAAGGGCAGCCATGTGATGCGAagcctttctttattccttcaaCTTTTTaacccctgcctccccccccccgcacccccttTTAAAGACAGACTCTCAAGTCTCAGTCTGTAACCTTGAACTCAAGGCAGTGCTACTGCCTCAGTCCTGAAGTGCCACTTTTTACAGGCACGAGCTACCAAGCCTGACTTTCAACTTTCTATTTTCATCTAGGATCAGAGTACTTCAAGTTCCTCACCGGGGAAATGGGCAGAGTCACCTCTGCCCTGCTGGCCTCAATAGCTGTTGGGAGTCAGGTAGCAGCATGTCCCTTTGGGACAGTCTTTCCCTAGTTTTAAGCGCAGAGTTAACTCCTCCCTGATCCCACCCCACCTTCCTCAGTTGACAAAGACAAGCCTTTCCCAGGAACCCAGATCGGACGATCCAACAGAGAGAGTAGTTTCCACTTGGGCAGAGGGCTTAGCATCTCCTGAGAGTGGCCCTCAAGTGCCTGCCCATTCCTAACTTTAAGACTGCTCTGCAGAGACAGAGCATGGAGTAGCCTGGCCCACAACCCCACCATATTCGCTGACCTTTGGTCTTTGACTTGGTCTTGGAGGTGCAGGGCTTAGTCACGCGGATGGTCTCCTGGCACTGGGCATTGTACCGTGCCTTCTTCAGAGTCCCTTGGCGGGCTTTGGTGCCAGTGCTCCCATCACACGCCCCCCAGCTCTCAAACTTGTATTTGCAGTCGGCTGATGGGAGAGTGGCCCCACGGTGAGAGACAGGAGGGTTGTGGCTGTCCTCCTTGCCTCCGGTTTATAAGGACATACCCTCTGGCTTCCCGCCCTCCTCCCGTGCGCCACCTCACCTCCAAATTCCTTCTTCCAGTTGCAGGGCACCTTGCAATGGACGCGCTGGGTCTGGGCCCCACAGGTACCCTCGCGGAAACCCATGCCgcagtccttgctgctggggGTGCAGGGCCCCCAGGTCCACTCCGAACACTCGCTGCCCTTCTTCACTTTCTCTACAGGGCGCAAGGAACAAAGTTAAGGACTTGGCGTGCCGGACCAGCACTTGGTCACACGGCCTCACCTGCCCACCCCAGCTTTCTTTTACTCCTGAGCCCACCCTACCCGGTCACCTTTTTTTTTGGCCACCGCGGACGTGACCGCCAAGAGGGCAAGAAGGGCGAGAAGGAAGAAGCCTCGGTGCTGCATCCTGGGGGTAAAACCTGGGTTAGAGTTTCTCGCCTAGTCCCTTCTCCGCTAGGAACCGCGGGAAGGACCTCCCACCCTTGACTGACTTGTCCCACTTTCCAGGCCCAAAACGTCGGACCGACAAGGGGGAGACGGAGGGAGGACTTGGAACCGATGTCTCAgcgtaccccccacccccacctcagccccCTTGGTGGCAGCAGCCGCCTGAAGGGACTAGGGCCACAGCCACTGCGTGCGCTCACTCGCTCACTGCTCGATGCTTCGCTCCCTCCCGCTCCGGCCTGTCCCGCTAAGGCCGCTAAGGCCCCTTTTGTCTCCAGAACCGGTCTGAGCCGGTCACATGggcccccgcccctccccccaccccatggaaGGACCCGCCCCGCCCCTTTCCCCCAAACCCGCACCTCCCCAGACCCCCTAGTCCCCGCCTCCATTCCCGCCCCTCGCCGAGCCGGGACTCCCGCGTCTGTGCCTCTCACCTCTGATCTCTGGGTCTCTGGCCCTGGAGCTCGGTTTTACCAGTGCGCTTCTGGCTCAGGTCCCCTCGTAGCAGCCCCAGctctctatcccctccccttcccctggtCTAGGCCTGTCTATACTTTTCCCTCTCGCAGCCTGTCAGCTCTCAGGTCACCACTTCGCTTGCCCACCGCAGACCCCGGGAGTATGTCCTGGTGTCACAGGCTCGGGGCGGCCACCGCACCCACGAACCTTCCCTTCGAGGCCGGGCTCACCtccggcttgttttgttttttttttatcagttcaCTCAGAGTGCAAGAGAGGTCTCTGATGTGACAGGGAGCTGGGTACCTGGGACCTCAGATGGCTCCGGGTGAGCAAGGCTCAAGAGCCTTTTTCTAGTGCAGGtttaggggaggaggaggaggagggaagggcgTTGGGGGGATGGGAAGCACATAGAAATGAGTTTGGTAAATCTTGTCGCTGACAAGAGCTGTCTGAGAAGTTCCAGACCGGGCTTCGCCCGGAGGTGATAACCGCCCACCCCTGACCCTGGGGCCTCAGGCTCACCTCAAGCAGATCCCCCAGTACAAGCCAGGGGGAGGGGACTGCTCCAGGGCACAGGGCCAAAAGACGAAAGAACCCACGCTTGGCCCCCGCCCCACCtcttttactttcattgttaTCATCCCAGCAGGAGCGGGAAGCGGGGGAAATCAGCTCCGCCCCTGGCGCTGTGAGCCTAAGGCCCTAGGCAGAGGTCAGGATCCGGGCAGACCCATCTCCCGAAGTGGTCTGAGATGTTGGTGGCCATTTCCCCACCCTAAGGATTACCCAGCACACACCATTGCTCATGGGAGTCTCccacaacaagaaaaaaagaaaacaagaaaggaaaaaaaattcactttacTGAGTCACACCCAGCTGTAAACAAGTCACCGTgggagccccaccccccaccccaggccatACAGTCCGAAATGAAATGGCTGGATACATGAGGAGGAAGACCAGGGTAGGTGCCAAGCAGGGCAGCGGGCAGGTGAATACAGCAGGCTCTTGAGTTTCTGGGATGCCCAGGGTGGGTGGATCAGAGAGGAGGGTTAGGTACCCAGAACCCTCCAGAGAGCCCAAAGGATCAGGTGGCTTTCAAAAGTCCTGCTGAGTGCAGGCCTCCCTGACATCGATGCTGAGCTCTGTCCAGCCCTTCCATCTGCGGTGGTGAGCAGGACGCTGCCCTGAAGGGAGGGacccagccagcccagcctgttTCCTGTTCCCCATGAAACCAGGGACAGGTTAGAGTCCAGCTCCTTAGAGTCCAGCCCTAGATCTGAACAGCTTCTCAGGGGGTGGCACGGGGCTCCTTCCCTGTGGCAGGGTCCCCCCATAGCCATCTGACAGGAATGTGGCAGTGAGATGGGCAAGGAGAGTCCTCTGGTAGTGTCCCTTGTTGATCCATGGTCCCCTTAACTACACAGCTGTCTCCTGGTCCTCACGCTGGATCATCTGGTAATGCTGTCTGTTCTCCAGGTAGGCAGCTAGCTCTGTGTCTTGAGCCTTCTCAGCTCGCTGCCGGGGAGTGTCGCCCTGGAAAAGGGTGGAAGGGCCACCAAGGCCTTAGGAAAGTGCAGGGGTTCTTCTACTACGGAGCCAGAGGGGGAGGGTATCCTCAGAGGTCACAAGGTTTCCCCCTGCTGGCTCAGGTTTCTCAGGGCCTGGACTGTGTTGGCTCAGAAGAGCTTAAAattccccagccctgcccccaagTCTGGGAAAGGGTGGGTTTGTGCTCTGCCAGGCAACTCACCTGCTGATCTGTCTTCATGAGGGAGGCCCCGGCTTCCACAATGTAGTGGCAGATGGTGCGCTGACCCAGGGCGGCTGCCTGGTGTAGACAGGTCTCCCCACTGGGGAACAGGGGCTGGTTGTAGACACTTGCAGTTCTCTAGGCCTGCCCAGCAGTCTCCCAACAGCCATTAGAAAGGGCAGGAGTTTGGCAAGAGGGGGAAGGGTGCTCAGTGCTAGCCACAAAGGGTTCTTGTGCTCTGGGTGACCAAATGGTTAGACCTGAAGGAAGGTGGTTTTCATGTGAACCAGGGGCCTGTGTCTCAGATACTCACTTCTCCTCCACAGCATCAAGGATCTCTGGAGGTGCTGCAGATAAAAGGAAAGGGGGGTGCTAAGAGCCTggctccccctttctccctcccagccccagcAATGCAGCTCACCATGATCCAGCAGATAGCGGACCACTTCCTTACTGCCAGTGCTGACCGCGTGGTGCAAGAGCGTGCGGCTCTTCTGGTCACGGTGCATGAGGTCACCTCCTGCTCGGTGTAGCTCCTGGAGCTAAGGGCAGTGGGCAGGGTAGAGCAGGGCTGGATCACCCACCCTTCACAGGCATGGACAGGCACGGGCTCACTTAAGTTACTCCCTAGGCACTTCTGaggctttgtttttttggtctttctctgtagtcttgactgtcctgaaCTACGTAGACAAGGTTAGCCTCAAACACACAGGGACCCTACTGCTTCTGCCTCataagtgctggattaaaggtgtgccaccacacctggcttctgagGGTGTTTCTGGAGTGTCATTAGAGGCATAAGTCTTGTCATCCTATGAATGAGGAACTCTCCCCCAAGTGCACAGCCGACCAAGCCAGAGAGCCCATAGTTCCTTTAAGACCAACCCCCTTCCAAGTACAAGGGATAGGGGACAGGCAAACTGTATTAAGTAGCCCCTAGTCAGAACCCACCTAGACAGGGCAATGACATAGAGGACCAGCTGATGACAGATGACAAGGGCCCAATCCCTCCCTGGGTGAGAGCCTCCAGAGGCAAAGCCGAGCTTTGACTAGTTAGTACCTTGCAGCAGTCATTCCTCTTGGCTGCTTCAATCAGTTCTTCACCTGCACAGAAGAGCTGTCCATCAACCCTGAGGTCAGAGGCTGAGCATGGGTTGATGTGTGAACAATGTGGGGCACGTATGCCAAAGGCTGGGCTTGTGCAGGAAAGCGATCCCACGGGACTCAATGGCTATGCGTGTGAGCTATAGTGAACCCTGACCTCCACTGAGCCTCCCACATATGACCAGGGAAAGTAGCAGGACAGGCCTCACCTTGGGGCAGTGCAGTGTCCCCCTGCATTGACCTGTGAACAGAACAGGGTGAGATGTgacccagctcagctcagctggcCTCCTTCCCTGGTACCAACCATGGTGGCCTTCATTTTTTCCAGAGTACTGAGTGCCTACTGTGTATCACACACTGTAGGGTACAAGCAGGGAGCGAACGGACAGATGGAGACCCTGGCCTCATGGGGTTCATGTCCTAGCTCAGACACAAGCCAACCAATGAACAAGGGATCCGGAAGTGCCACTAAACACAGCAGGGCAGTGTGACCAAGTGGCGGTGGACACTTTCCAACCCTCAGGTGGCATTCCTGGAAAAGATCCCTCTGAGAGGGAAAAGCCAAGCTaagatgggggtggagggtgtcTGAGACAGTAAGGGCAAAAGTCCAGAGGATGGCCTGGGACCCCTCCAAGGAACCTGGGCTGAGGCCCTGTGGTGACAAAGGGGAAATGCTGGGCTCAGAGAGGCCAGGAGGTGCAGAATGGAAGAGCTTCTAAGAGAGGGGGTTCTGGGCTGGGAGTAGCCAGTTTGGACTTGCACTTTCAGGCCTGGAGACAgtagaatgggggtggggagggagtgcTCCcactgggggtgtgtgtgtgtgctcccgcTGGTGCGGGGGCATGATAGCAGAGGGACAGAGTGTGGCGCTCCTAAGTGCTCCTGCTGGTGGAAAGTCCATGCCTGCAGACAGCAGACAGGATTTAAAGCCAGGGGAGAGGTGGTTGGGGGGCTCTGGGGCTCTGGAACTCACCCaggtgtaggggagcagggggaagcaGGGAGcggggaggtaggggtggggaggtcaGGCCGGGCTGATGCTCCCAGAAGCTCTGGGTCTAGGATGTAAATCTCATCCTGGGCAATCTCCGTCACATAGTTGAGGTGCTCCTGTCGGGGAGGGGGTTAGAACTGAAGGTCCGTCTGCCCGTGCTGGGCACACGGCCCTTAGTCTCCAGTGGTGGGGTGCGGTTTGGGGACCAGAAGCAAGGCAGCAGACCTAGAGAAGCCTCTCTCAGACCAAGAACTCCCAGGGGAGGCAGCAGGGAGGTGGGTCACCCCTCTTCCCATCCCTTAGTTTCCATTATTGCTTTCCATGGTTCCCCGGCCTCTATGTGTGGCATTCACCAGCTCAACAACTACCTCCCACTGCCAAGACAGGTGATCTAGCCCCggctattttcttctgtttccctggATAGCAATGTGCTTCCAGGCCCTCCCTTCCACCCACCTAGAAAGCCTTTTCTGGCATGCCAGCTTTTTCTGTTGGCGCCATCCCTGTGCATTCCTGGAGGGTGGGGACATGTGATCCACAGCCACAGGCATGTGAGTATATTATAGCCATAAGGCTGTGGTGAGTGTGCCTGGCTTGCCCACAGAGGTCTGAGTGTGTGGATGGCGAAGGCCTGCAGGGCTCACCTGGGCTCTGTCGATCCTGTAGAAGCGGCTGGCAGTGGTGGCTGTAGAAGAGAGTATGAGGCTGAGTATGAGGTCTGTCCTCATCCCAGCCCAGCTCTTCTGTTAATCAGCCCAGGTTCCCCCACCAGCAGGACGGCCTAGCCCTGCCTAGAAAGGGCCCTTCATGGCGGACTCACCATCCAGGAAACACCACTTGGAGGAGAG
It encodes the following:
- the Chrm4 gene encoding muscarinic acetylcholine receptor M4 isoform X1, which translates into the protein MEPGDGPKAAAHLSPVGFSMANFTPVNGSSANQSVRLITTAHNHLETVEMVFIATVTGSLSLVTVVGNILVMLSIKVNRQLQTVNNYFLFSLACADLIIGAFSMNLYTLYIIKGYWPLGAVVCDLWLALDYVVSNASVMNLLIISFDRYFCVTKPLTYPARRTTKMAGLMIAAAWVLSFVLWAPAILFWQFVVGKRTVPDNQCFIQFLSNPAVTFGTAIAAFYLPVVIMTVLYIHISLASRSRVHKHRPEGPKEKKAKTLAFLKSPLMKPSIKKPPPGGASREELRNGKLEEAPPPALPPPPRPVADKDTSNESSSGSATQNTKERPPTELSTTEAATTPALPAPTLQPRTLNPASKWSKIQIVTKQTGSECVTAIEIVPATPAGMRPAANVARKFASIARNQVRKKRQMAARERKVTRTIFAILLAFILTWTPYNVMVLVNTFCQSCIPERVWSIGYWLCYVNSTINPACYALCNATFKKTFRHLLLCQYRNIGTAR
- the Chrm4 gene encoding muscarinic acetylcholine receptor M4 isoform X2 — protein: MANFTPVNGSSANQSVRLITTAHNHLETVEMVFIATVTGSLSLVTVVGNILVMLSIKVNRQLQTVNNYFLFSLACADLIIGAFSMNLYTLYIIKGYWPLGAVVCDLWLALDYVVSNASVMNLLIISFDRYFCVTKPLTYPARRTTKMAGLMIAAAWVLSFVLWAPAILFWQFVVGKRTVPDNQCFIQFLSNPAVTFGTAIAAFYLPVVIMTVLYIHISLASRSRVHKHRPEGPKEKKAKTLAFLKSPLMKPSIKKPPPGGASREELRNGKLEEAPPPALPPPPRPVADKDTSNESSSGSATQNTKERPPTELSTTEAATTPALPAPTLQPRTLNPASKWSKIQIVTKQTGSECVTAIEIVPATPAGMRPAANVARKFASIARNQVRKKRQMAARERKVTRTIFAILLAFILTWTPYNVMVLVNTFCQSCIPERVWSIGYWLCYVNSTINPACYALCNATFKKTFRHLLLCQYRNIGTAR
- the Mdk gene encoding midkine, which codes for MQHRGFFLLALLALLAVTSAVAKKKEKVKKGSECSEWTWGPCTPSSKDCGMGFREGTCGAQTQRVHCKVPCNWKKEFGADCKYKFESWGACDGSTGTKARQGTLKKARYNAQCQETIRVTKPCTSKTKSKTKAKKGKGKD